TATACAATAAAAAAGCTCGTATGCTTATGATGAAAGCCATTCTAAAAACTTAAGTCGATTTCCAAAGGAATCATTTAAATAGAAGCGCCTTACTCCTTCATCAGCCCTTGCTTTATCATCAATTACTTGAATATTATTGTGATGAATATATGTGACCGGCATTAACGTTACTAGAGGACGAGATAATGTCTGTGTAGTCAATACTACAGTTCCATTAGATATTTCAGGAAGAATTATGGGAATTGGGAATGTTCCGGCAAGGAATTAGGAGGTATTCATTTTGGAGTATTTGAGATGTAAATGGATTCATGATCTTGTGAATGAACCAACGATAATAATATTAGAGATTGATGAAAACCGATTCGAGACCCGAAAAATCGAAATTTTTAGGGACGGAAAATTTGGAATCGCAGCGCCTAATCTGGAGTATATGAATACCCGCTTAGGTGAAGTTCCTTTGCCTGAGATGGAGGAGATTGCGAGGGACGAGCAATTCAAAGTGCAAATTATTTCAAGTCAGGAGTTTAATGAAATATGGAGGGATAAAATACAATTATTTATTAGATTTCTTAAAGATTGAATCGGTAACTACTAGAGTTGTTTCGATTTATAAGGTCTATAGAATTGGGACCATAGAAAGTTTCAGATTAGCGGGAAAATCTTAAAACTTGTTATTGGAGCAGAGGTGCTGAGTTTTATTGAAACATTGCGTAGAGATAGTGCAAAGAAAAAGTGATTTATAAATTAGGCTCTGTTATTTTTTATTGTTGGTTTTCGACCAAATGGAAACCGCCACTAAAAATGGCGGTTAATGTCCCGTTATGTCACTTTGTAACCAGTAAACCCTCCATAACAAATTTAACACGTTCATCTTCAAAAGCGTCATCCGCGACATGGAAAAGTAATATATTAGCTACCTGATATTTGCTATGTGAAACTACATCTGCTGTCGCTGTATTATCTTCGAAATCCTTTAATCCCTTTTTAGCCTCTTTGCTGGAGGTAAAGATATATATGCTAATGGACTGTTTATCATCAAACAGATATCGTTCAGGTGAGACATGATTATAAGTTCTTGAAAACACAGATTCTGGATTAGTTTTTGTTTGCTTTGATAACTGAATCCCATGGCTTTCAAATGAATCTTTAATTTGAGCAGACGTAACAATTATTTCATCATCTGTACATCCTGTAATTATAAAACACATCAAAAAAACTACCATCATCATTTTTCTCACTTACATTTACCCCCTATAACGTTATTAGGTTATGAAAAACCATTTCATTTTTTACTGTTAGTT
This portion of the Cohnella abietis genome encodes:
- a CDS encoding DUF6881 domain-containing protein encodes the protein MEYLRCKWIHDLVNEPTIIILEIDENRFETRKIEIFRDGKFGIAAPNLEYMNTRLGEVPLPEMEEIARDEQFKVQIISSQEFNEIWRDKIQLFIRFLKD